The proteins below come from a single Procambarus clarkii isolate CNS0578487 chromosome 26, FALCON_Pclarkii_2.0, whole genome shotgun sequence genomic window:
- the LOC138368868 gene encoding adhesive plaque matrix protein-like: MWDKTVWPPETATRQCGPQRLRQDSVAPRDCGTRQCGPQRLRQDSVAPRDCGTRQCGPQRLRHKTVWPPETETRQCGPQRLRHKAVWPQSLRHKAVWPPETAIQGSVAPRVCDTRQCGPQRLRHKTVWPPETETRQCGPQRLRQDSVAPRDCDTRQCGPQRLRQDKNVGQDSVAPRDCDKTVWPPETETRQCGPQRLRQDSVAPRDCGTRQCGPQRLRQDSVAPRDCGTRQCGPQRLRHKTVWPPETETRQCGPQRLRHKAVWPPESATQGSVAPRDCDTRQCGPQSLRHKTVWPPETATQDSVAPRN, from the exons ATGTGGGACAAGACAGTGTGGCCCCCAGAGACTGCGACAAGACAGTGTGGCCCCCAGAGACTGAGACAAGACAGTGTGGCCCCCAGAGACTGTGGGACAAGACAGTGTGGCCCCCAGAGACTGAGACAAGACAGTGTGGCCCCCAGAGACTGTGGGACAAGACAGTGTGGCCCCCAGAGACTGCGACACAAGACAGTGTGGCCCCCAGAGACTGAGACAAGACAGTGTGGCCCCCAGAGACTGCGACACAAAGCAGTGTGGCCCCAGAGTCTGCGACACAAGGCAGTGTGGCCCCCAGAGACTGCAATACAAGGCAGTGTGGCCCCCAGAGTCTGCGACACAAGACAGTGTGGCCCCCAGAGACTGCGACACAAGACAGTGTGGCCCCCAGAAACTGAGACAAGACAGTGTGGCCCCCAGAGACTGAGACAAGACAGTGTGGCCCCCAGAGACTGCGACACAAGGCAGTGTGGCCCCCAGAGACTGAGACAAGACA AGAATGTGGGACAAGACAGTGTGGCCCCCAGAGACTGCGACAAGACAGTGTGGCCCCCAGAGACTGAGACAAGACAGTGTGGCCCCCAGAGACTGAGACAAGACAGTGTGGCCCCCAGAGACTGTGGGACAAGACAGTGTGGCCCCCAGAGACTGAGACAAGACAGTGTGGCCCCCAGAGACTGTGGGACAAGACAGTGTGGCCCCCAGAGACTGCGACACAAGACAGTGTGGCCCCCAGAGACTGAGACAAGACAGTGTGGCCCCCAGAGACTGCGACACAAAGCAGTGTGGCCCCCAGAGTCTGCGACACAAGGCAGTGTGGCCCCCAGAGACTGCGACACAAGGCAGTGTGGCCCCCAGAGTCTGCGACACAAGACAGTGTGGCCCCCAGAGACTGCGACACAAGACAGTGTGGCCCCCAGAAACTGA